Proteins encoded by one window of Planktothrix tepida PCC 9214:
- a CDS encoding Uma2 family endonuclease yields the protein MVQAPPDLKTIATNTWVKATWEEFLALTENPQYAEGKFYYDQGYVRVEMSPLGSAHGHDNTILSTVILIYAALRNIRIKGFTNTSFRKTGIRDSQPDIGFYIGDNFQFPPRNNSPINLDELTAPNLIVEIGASSFTDDIGRKRLLYEKLGTQEYWVVNVEDNIILAFAVENQGSRLIEESLVLPGLKIALVVEALQRSQTEDDGSITRWLMGAINSP from the coding sequence ATGGTTCAAGCTCCCCCTGATTTAAAAACAATCGCAACCAACACCTGGGTAAAAGCGACCTGGGAAGAATTTTTAGCCTTAACCGAGAATCCTCAGTATGCTGAGGGTAAATTTTATTATGATCAAGGATATGTGAGGGTAGAAATGTCACCATTAGGTTCAGCACACGGACACGATAACACAATTCTCTCAACGGTAATCTTAATTTATGCAGCTTTAAGAAATATTCGGATTAAAGGATTTACTAACACCTCTTTCAGAAAAACAGGAATCCGAGATAGTCAACCGGATATCGGGTTTTATATTGGGGATAATTTTCAATTTCCGCCTCGCAATAATTCCCCGATTAATTTAGATGAACTCACTGCTCCTAATTTAATTGTTGAAATTGGTGCATCTTCTTTTACCGATGATATTGGTCGAAAACGATTACTCTACGAAAAATTGGGAACACAAGAATATTGGGTTGTCAATGTTGAAGACAACATAATTTTAGCCTTTGCTGTAGAAAACCAAGGAAGTCGATTAATCGAAGAATCTCTCGTTTTACCGGGATTAAAAATAGCCTTAGTGGTAGAAGCATTACAACGTTCTCAAACAGAAGACGATGGAAGCATTACACGCTGGTTGATGGGTGCTATTAATTCTCCTTAA